One part of the Halopenitus persicus genome encodes these proteins:
- a CDS encoding Mur ligase, translating into MDGVRSFFTRGKKHRQLLADADVRIGVSGIRGKSSTAKRFGEILHERGYDTYTKITGDRPTSYTNGRMTAIQRRGPRVTLYENINLVQEFVPQLASTMPDDAIIMENQAITEYTMRMVNEQFLRPDILVFCNVRQDHNDTLGKRRQTIARSFARSVPEGCHVINGEQHGVIHEYLTEEIEARGATIEQVDVPDRHRDLIGAETVHALNHILDYLDEPPLPDAELQTMLDDIQPEWTELPGGRVFNGAKVNEIESTELFRRQLVGTGDDAELVCPFVFLRHDRRGRTASFVEYINILADRDLIDSVHVGGSYTGVFAQRVSVPATEHDTDATSASEVLDRLLATNQPVIFMANTVHPFMRDLADEVEFRERGGPAPLPNY; encoded by the coding sequence ATGGACGGTGTCCGCTCGTTTTTCACCAGGGGGAAGAAACACCGACAACTCCTTGCAGATGCGGACGTACGGATCGGCGTTTCGGGCATTCGAGGAAAATCATCGACCGCCAAGCGGTTCGGCGAGATTCTACACGAGCGGGGCTACGATACGTATACGAAGATCACCGGTGACCGGCCGACCTCCTACACCAACGGCCGAATGACCGCGATCCAGCGGCGCGGACCACGCGTGACGCTGTACGAGAACATCAATCTCGTTCAGGAGTTCGTGCCCCAGCTTGCGAGTACGATGCCTGATGATGCCATCATTATGGAGAACCAGGCGATCACCGAATACACGATGCGGATGGTCAACGAACAGTTTCTCAGACCCGATATCCTGGTTTTCTGTAACGTTCGTCAGGACCACAACGACACGCTCGGCAAGCGACGGCAAACGATCGCTCGCTCGTTCGCCAGATCGGTACCGGAGGGGTGTCACGTCATCAACGGCGAGCAACACGGCGTCATTCACGAGTACCTCACGGAGGAAATCGAAGCACGAGGGGCCACGATCGAACAGGTGGACGTCCCCGACCGTCATCGTGACCTCATCGGCGCCGAGACGGTCCACGCACTGAATCACATTCTGGACTATCTTGACGAACCACCCTTGCCGGATGCTGAACTCCAGACGATGCTCGATGACATCCAGCCGGAATGGACCGAGCTACCGGGAGGTCGCGTGTTTAACGGAGCCAAAGTCAACGAAATCGAGAGTACCGAACTGTTCCGCCGGCAGTTGGTCGGCACGGGTGACGACGCTGAGCTGGTCTGTCCGTTCGTGTTCCTTCGTCACGACCGCCGTGGTCGGACTGCATCGTTCGTCGAGTACATCAACATCCTCGCCGACCGCGACCTCATCGACAGCGTTCACGTCGGTGGGTCGTATACCGGCGTCTTCGCGCAACGCGTGTCCGTTCCAGCGACGGAGCACGATACCGATGCAACGAGCGCAAGCGAGGTCCTCGATCGACTGCTTGCGACGAACCAGCCGGTGATATTTATGGCGAACACCGTCCATCCGTTTATGCGAGACCTCGCCGACGAGGTGGAGTTCCGGGAGCGCGGTGGGCCAGCGCCGCTTCCGAATTATTGA
- the rpsJ gene encoding 30S ribosomal protein S10 has product MQQARVRLAGTRPEDLDDICDDVREIADSTGVSLSGPIPLPTKTLEIPSRKSPDGEGTATWEHWEMRVHKRLIDIDADERALRQLMRIQVPNDVSIEIVLED; this is encoded by the coding sequence ATGCAGCAGGCACGCGTCCGCCTCGCCGGCACCCGCCCCGAGGACCTCGACGACATCTGCGACGACGTCCGCGAGATCGCGGACTCGACGGGAGTCTCCCTGTCGGGTCCGATCCCGCTGCCGACGAAGACGCTGGAGATCCCGTCCCGAAAGTCGCCGGACGGAGAAGGCACGGCGACGTGGGAACACTGGGAAATGCGCGTTCACAAGCGTCTGATCGACATCGACGCGGACGAGCGGGCGCTTCGCCAGCTGATGCGCATCCAGGTGCCGAACGACGTCAGCATCGAGATCGTACTCGAGGACTAG